The Besnoitia besnoiti strain Bb-Ger1 chromosome IV, whole genome shotgun sequence genome contains a region encoding:
- a CDS encoding hypothetical protein (encoded by transcript BESB_054110), with protein sequence MRSDVAGERRRGEDDAPAGEGFVEESCFRVKEQLEAALLNREGGFENFFQQLCNAEAAVDALQGEGESVKIILTDARELRGNLIAVDAKGNLLLQNCRMRTCVKYGDEGVEAEEWRESFVPVPLLCPASWIKSFRVRLDFLLSA encoded by the exons ATGCGGAGCGACGTGGcgggggagcggcggcgtgggGAAGATgacgcgcctgccggcgagGGCTTCGTTGAGGAGTCGTGTTTTCGCGTGAAGGAGCAGCTGGAAGCCGCGCTACTGAACCGCGAGGGAGGCTTTGAAAACTTTTTCCAGCAGCTGTGcaacgccgaggccgccgtgGACGCGCTccagggcgaaggcgagtcTGTCAAGATCATCCTCACTgacgcgcgagagctccGCGGCAACTTAATCGCCGTCGACGCAAAGGGCAACCTTCTTCTCCAA AACTGCAGAATGCGGACGTGTGTGAAGTACGGAGACGAGGGagtcgaggcggaggagtGGCGCGAAAGCTTCGTCCCAGTTCCGCTGCTCTGCCCTGCCTCGTGGATCAAGTCCTTCCGCGTGCGTCTGGACTTCCTGTTGTCCGCATGA